In the Desulfuromonas sp. DDH964 genome, CTGCGTCAGTGGCCGGTGCAGATGCACCTGGTACCGCCGACTGCCCCTTTTCTTCAGGATGCAGAGCTGGTCCTCGCTGCCGACTGCGCTCCCTTCGCCTATGCCGACTTCCACCGCGACCTGCTGCAGGGGAAGGCGCTCCTGATCGGCTGCCCCAAGCTCGACGACGGCCAGGCCTACCTCGACAAACTGACCGCCATTCTGCGCCAGAACCAGGTGCGCTCCCTGACCGTTGTTCATATGGAGGTCCCCTGTTGTTCCGGCCTGATCGCCCTGGCCCGGCGGGCGCTGGAAGCGAGCGGCAGCAGCACGCCGCTGCACACGGTCAAGGTGACGATCGGCGGCGAGCTCGCCTGATGCCGGATTCGACCGGGATTCCCCGCGCTTGACACCACACCGCTGCGGTTGCTAAGGTGACGACCTTCTGTCACCGCGCTTCCAATTCGTCGAGGGCCACCGATGACCCGTTCCATGTCGCTCACTGTCCGCTACGCCGAAACCGATGCCCAGGGGATCGTGCACCACTCCCGTTACCTGATCTGGTTCGAGGAGGGGCGATCCGATTTTCTGCGTCAGCAGGGACTGCACTACCGGGACTTTGAAAAGGCCGGTTACTTCATCGTCGTCGCCGAGGCCGAGGTCAAGTACCGGGCGCCGGCTCTCTACGAAGATGTGGTGACAGTCGAGACGACTCTGGTGCGCATGCGCGGCAAGGTGATTGAATTTTCCTACCGGGCCAGCAACGAGGCCGGGACCCTGCTTGCCGAGGGGCGCACTCGTCACGTAGTGCTCGGTCCCGACCGGCGGCCGACCCCGCTTCCGGACTCCCTGCTCGAAGCGATCGGCGTTCCTGCTGAGGTCGTTGAAACCGCCTGAGGCCGATCCTGCTGGCGAATTTCCCGTTGACAGCCGGTACGCCAATTGCTATAAATCCACACCCCCAAATGAATACGGGCGCATAGCTCAGCGGGAGAGCACTGCCTTCACACGGCAGGGGTCGTAGGTTCAATCCCTACTGCGCCCACCAGATAAAAACAGAGGGCTAGCCGACCGGCTAGCCCTCTGTTTTTATCTGGTGGCGCCGGTTCGGGGCTGGAAATAGGGTTCCGGTCCGGGCTGGCCTCTGCTATAAAGAGCTGAGAATCTGAGTTTGCAGCCCGCTTCTGGAGGAAGACGGATGACAACCAGCGACCAGCTCCTCAAGCGTATTGAACTGTTAACCCGGATCAGTACCGCTCTGTCCGCCGAGCAGGATACCAACCTGCTGCTGGAGACGATTCTGCTTGGCGCCAAGGAGTTGACCCACGCCGACGGTGGCAGCCTTTATATTCTGGAAGGGCGGAACCTGGTTTTCCAGCTGGTTCACACCACCTCGCTCCGGCTTCACATGGGCGGAAGCAGTGGCGTGCCGGTCAACTTTCCGCCGGTGCCGCTGGAACTCGCCGATGGCAGTCCCAATCTGCGCATGGTCGTCACCCGCTCGGTTCTCGAAGACCGCATCATCAATATCCCCGACGCCTACGCCGACCAGGAGTTCGACTTCTCCGGGACCCGGGCCTTCGACGCCCGGACCGGCTATCACTCGCGGTCGTTGCTGGCGGTGCCGATGAAAGATCACGAGAACCGGATTATCGGCGTTCTCCAGCTGATCAATGCCCAGGACCCGGAAAACGGCGCTACCACCATTTTCAATGATGCAGACCAGGGGCTGGCCGCGGCTCTCGCCTCCCAGGCGGCGGTAGCGCTCAACCGGCGCCAGCTGATCGATGGCCTGGAGAATCTG is a window encoding:
- a CDS encoding acyl-CoA thioesterase translates to MTRSMSLTVRYAETDAQGIVHHSRYLIWFEEGRSDFLRQQGLHYRDFEKAGYFIVVAEAEVKYRAPALYEDVVTVETTLVRMRGKVIEFSYRASNEAGTLLAEGRTRHVVLGPDRRPTPLPDSLLEAIGVPAEVVETA